A DNA window from Brassica napus cultivar Da-Ae chromosome A4, Da-Ae, whole genome shotgun sequence contains the following coding sequences:
- the LOC106446270 gene encoding DET1- and DDB1-associated protein 1 isoform X1 has protein sequence MGSILGDLPSFDPHNFSQHRPSDPSNPSRMVPTTYHPTHNRTLPPPHQVITTEVKNILIRSFYQRAEDKQMRPKRPASEHLAGEHGNKHFRASSSTQGL, from the exons ATGGGGTCGATTCTGGGAGATTTGCCGTCCTTCGATCCTCACAATTTCAGTCAACATCGTCCCTCCGACCCTTCTAATCCCTCT AGGATGGTTCCAACAACCTATCATCCAACCCACAACCGTACTCTTCCACCTCCACATCAAG TGATAACTACGGAAGTAAAGAACATACTCATACGCAGCTTCTATCAGCGAGCTGAAGATAAG CAGATGAGACCAAAGAGACCGGCTTCAGAACATCTGGCCGGTGAGCACGGTAACAAGCATTTCCGTGCCTCTTCATCTACTCAGGGTTTATAA
- the LOC106446270 gene encoding DET1- and DDB1-associated protein 1 isoform X2: protein MGSILGDLPSFDPHNFSQHRPSDPSNPSRMVPTTYHPTHNRTLPPPHQVITTEVKNILIRSFYQRAEDKMRPKRPASEHLAGEHGNKHFRASSSTQGL from the exons ATGGGGTCGATTCTGGGAGATTTGCCGTCCTTCGATCCTCACAATTTCAGTCAACATCGTCCCTCCGACCCTTCTAATCCCTCT AGGATGGTTCCAACAACCTATCATCCAACCCACAACCGTACTCTTCCACCTCCACATCAAG TGATAACTACGGAAGTAAAGAACATACTCATACGCAGCTTCTATCAGCGAGCTGAAGATAAG ATGAGACCAAAGAGACCGGCTTCAGAACATCTGGCCGGTGAGCACGGTAACAAGCATTTCCGTGCCTCTTCATCTACTCAGGGTTTATAA